The region GCTGTGTTGGTCACCAGGCAGCCGGCCAGCCGCCTCTCCGGGGAGGCGGCCTCCTCGGCGAAACGCCGCACCACCGCCCGCACCGCGGGCAGTGCGGGACCCGGCTGGGACAGCTCGGCCAGCAGGGACGGGTCGCGCGTCTCCGCATAGCGGTCCATGGCCTTCAGGTACAGCTCGTGCTTGCTGCCGAAGGTCGCGTAGATACTGGCGCGGCCGATGCCGAGATAGTCGACGAGGTCCGCCATCGAGGTCGCTTCATAGCCGCGCTGCCAGAACAGCTCGAGAGCCGACTGCAGGGCGGCCTCCGGGTCGAATTCCTTCGTTCTGGCCATGGCCCGACGGTAGCACCTAACCAGAACGAGCGGTCAAGAACACTTTCGAGTGAAGGCCCGGATGAAGGCCCGGATGCGGAACACATGTACGGGACCCGGTAGGGGCCGGCCGACGCAGGGGGCGCTCCCCGCCGGCCGGCCCGCCAACCCGTGCAGCGGGCGGACCGCTTCTCAGGTCCCGCCGACCGCTGTCCGCAGGGCGAGTCGCTGCTCGCCCGCGTACACGTTCATCGAAGTGCCGCGGAGGAAGCCGACCAGGGTCAGCCCCGTCTCC is a window of Streptomyces violaceusniger Tu 4113 DNA encoding:
- a CDS encoding TetR/AcrR family transcriptional regulator — its product is MARTKEFDPEAALQSALELFWQRGYEATSMADLVDYLGIGRASIYATFGSKHELYLKAMDRYAETRDPSLLAELSQPGPALPAVRAVVRRFAEEAASPERRLAGCLVTNTAAELAPHDRAAARRVELSWDHVETPLHSALIRAQAQGELPEDRDPRALARMLFVLMQGLRVVGKASDDPARVRDAAEQALALLD